From the genome of Ornithobacterium rhinotracheale, one region includes:
- the atpG gene encoding ATP synthase F1 subunit gamma: MANLKEIRSRISSIGSTMQITSAMKMVSAAKLKKAQNAIEQMRPYAEKLRELMANVSSAAEEGVDSAYTQNREVKNVLLVAITSNRGLAGAFNANIVKEVLRSKAEDFAGKRVSMLTIGKKGYDLLKKENEIDKNESDLWEDFTFENSSKIAELLMKNFKDHKFDEIRLVYNQFKNAATQIVQNEKFLPIVVEAQEDTSQEINADYIFEPNKKEILIDLLPKTLKIQLYKALSDSFAAEHGARMTAMHKATDNATALQKELTLQYNKARQAAITNEITEIVGGADALGG; the protein is encoded by the coding sequence ATGGCGAATTTAAAAGAAATTAGAAGTAGAATTTCCTCCATAGGCTCCACAATGCAGATTACCAGCGCTATGAAAATGGTATCTGCCGCAAAACTCAAAAAAGCGCAAAATGCCATAGAGCAAATGCGCCCATATGCAGAGAAATTAAGAGAGCTTATGGCAAATGTAAGCTCCGCTGCCGAGGAAGGGGTAGACAGCGCCTATACACAAAACCGCGAGGTCAAGAATGTGCTATTAGTCGCCATCACCTCAAACCGAGGCTTAGCAGGCGCATTCAACGCGAATATCGTCAAAGAAGTCCTCCGCAGCAAGGCCGAAGATTTTGCAGGCAAGCGCGTCTCAATGCTCACCATAGGCAAAAAAGGATACGATTTGCTCAAAAAAGAAAATGAAATAGATAAAAATGAATCCGATTTATGGGAGGATTTTACCTTTGAAAACTCTTCAAAAATTGCAGAACTTTTGATGAAAAATTTCAAAGACCATAAGTTTGATGAAATTCGCCTAGTCTATAATCAATTTAAGAACGCAGCAACGCAAATCGTGCAAAACGAAAAATTCCTGCCAATTGTGGTGGAGGCCCAAGAAGATACCTCGCAGGAAATCAATGCAGACTATATTTTTGAGCCAAACAAAAAGGAAATTTTAATTGATTTATTGCCTAAAACACTTAAAATTCAATTGTACAAAGCCCTCTCGGATTCGTTTGCAGCAGAGCACGGCGCGCGTATGACGGCGATGCACAAAGCTACGGATAACGCAACTGCCCTGCAAAAGGAGCTCACCCTGCAATATAACAAGGCGAGACAAGCTGCAATTACCAATGAAATCACGGAAATTGTGGGCGGAGCAGATGCCCTTGGTGGGTAA